The following coding sequences lie in one Enterococcus sp. 9E7_DIV0242 genomic window:
- the esaA gene encoding type VII secretion protein EsaA, protein MSNRKLYYILKSVWMVVVLIVAFIVMNRDYTDISANKEEETRLNIALVNEDVGVTRNGKVYNLGVDYVKKIEKDTDHQWFTVTRGIGESGLKNGTYNLLITIPSMFSAKLMELDSVSPEKLQINYKINANGNSTLENESRSVGRSIVNGLNQQLVDMYIVSIIDNLYTAQQNIEKVYTNQTELVGNFQDNLYQPTVNFKTYLPALTSQSNSALQSNDLLTSLLGSFSDSTGSLVDSHKDYSTVLEQLLQQRVEGKLTYEEFLEILLSLDSSIISSETSSLISTISCLNDYFAQQFSSQEEGQYFQQMSGLTGDFEQSKQDITKQIEELEGLRDKYFEKYETQFYSSLGYPLKEGEQAPGITLRDVIRKKYEMASTIPDEGMGEAVKEYFDQIEGFNKRYVQKMQDRLDLLPLRDVDNFVGSTSTATAEIFNYLNAPYAYWHPQDGSLKNIADHPLLKIEDYLDGINTKVTAINGEINNQNDVHYAPADWNNPYIGVPQLQFSEDNAEVDTGSNSYYDTLQKAYTNLELERDTAVNTSHEIVLQWKNMEDQAAIYIEPNAAIELSQFPTGADYIGLVTGGTNDNWLEYRVKNATSATIIKIPYDFVTDYDESKETPNIQIKVSQAKITLDSDGEGVSTPLRVTRTAEKTLVVESLTSTSNSENIIESEHTEKDVTETKESSVASEEPLEDDTEYSDLPASAYERERTPILPDEQRSPKAEGEQEGYYVTITYPLDVSAFLNKDYQDAKRVYSEEIGKILELYKTVDKELEEYSDYPFIAFHTFLDIELTDVFKTVLNQSFMNTDGDFDKQWQQLHQLQTLVLSIEDKNAVVHATLAQTQENTSMLNASVTEQIELLNTWQETSQDLTSSESLVSAMNSQMDSEVSAVYETLKTILSQSERVRESSLQNIEQADEVKGVFDSFNKGVENAQQNSEELSANAEQIMEDLTVELADNSNFVDAFMKVLNNAYQDGVPNNSLLQFIANPVTGNAEATIQTTEVNQPFTWILIMFTLSLFLAYLFATQPVIRKIKDKFKREQLWLKDNIVETLLLSVSAMVVGLVLALLSISELAVMKEVQIMWLVMVLMFMLIFSLMNHYAMKQFHIAGFALNLFLFVSYVFITNAIGKTKGNNPLVGFIRRINPLSIGEHNLSAILSNHSLDGSNILLYLLSIVALAIVNIFIWKPGKKAREVVKK, encoded by the coding sequence ATGAGCAATAGAAAACTTTATTATATTTTGAAGTCAGTCTGGATGGTTGTTGTTCTGATTGTAGCCTTTATAGTAATGAATCGAGATTATACAGATATATCAGCGAACAAAGAAGAAGAGACCAGACTGAACATAGCTTTGGTCAATGAGGATGTAGGTGTAACTCGTAACGGAAAAGTGTACAACTTAGGTGTCGATTACGTCAAGAAAATCGAGAAGGACACAGATCATCAGTGGTTTACTGTAACTCGTGGTATCGGGGAAAGTGGGTTGAAGAATGGGACATACAATTTATTGATTACTATCCCCAGTATGTTTTCCGCAAAGCTAATGGAACTAGATAGTGTTTCTCCGGAAAAACTTCAAATCAATTATAAGATAAACGCCAATGGCAACAGCACCTTGGAAAATGAGTCCAGAAGTGTTGGCCGAAGTATTGTAAATGGTTTGAACCAACAGCTTGTTGATATGTATATTGTTAGCATTATTGATAACTTGTATACAGCACAACAAAATATCGAAAAGGTATACACGAACCAAACAGAGTTAGTGGGGAATTTTCAGGATAACTTATACCAGCCGACAGTCAATTTCAAAACTTATCTTCCGGCATTGACTAGCCAATCTAACAGTGCTTTGCAGTCTAATGATTTACTTACTAGTTTGCTAGGCAGCTTTTCAGATAGTACTGGTTCATTGGTAGATAGTCATAAAGATTATTCGACTGTCTTGGAGCAACTGCTTCAGCAACGAGTCGAGGGAAAGCTTACCTATGAGGAATTTTTGGAAATTCTTCTTTCGTTAGACAGTAGTATCATAAGTTCAGAAACGAGTAGTTTAATATCTACTATCAGTTGTTTAAATGATTATTTTGCTCAACAATTCAGTTCTCAGGAGGAGGGCCAATACTTCCAACAGATGTCTGGTTTGACTGGGGATTTTGAGCAATCGAAACAAGATATAACGAAGCAGATTGAAGAACTGGAAGGTTTAAGGGATAAGTATTTTGAAAAATATGAAACCCAATTTTATTCATCTCTCGGCTACCCACTGAAAGAAGGAGAACAAGCACCAGGTATTACTTTACGAGATGTAATCAGAAAAAAATATGAGATGGCTTCTACTATTCCAGATGAAGGGATGGGAGAAGCTGTAAAAGAATACTTTGATCAGATTGAAGGCTTCAATAAGAGGTATGTACAGAAAATGCAAGATCGTTTAGATTTACTACCATTGAGGGATGTCGATAATTTTGTCGGGTCTACTTCTACAGCAACAGCTGAAATTTTTAATTATTTAAATGCTCCTTATGCATATTGGCATCCGCAAGATGGTTCATTGAAGAATATAGCAGATCATCCACTGCTTAAAATTGAAGACTATTTGGATGGGATTAACACGAAAGTTACAGCGATCAATGGTGAAATAAATAATCAAAATGATGTCCATTATGCTCCCGCGGATTGGAACAATCCCTACATCGGGGTACCACAGCTGCAATTTTCAGAAGATAATGCGGAGGTTGACACTGGTAGCAATAGCTATTATGACACTCTTCAAAAAGCATATACTAACTTGGAATTAGAAAGAGATACGGCTGTAAACACGAGTCATGAAATTGTCCTTCAATGGAAAAATATGGAGGATCAAGCAGCTATCTATATCGAACCAAATGCAGCTATTGAACTATCTCAATTTCCTACAGGAGCTGACTATATCGGACTTGTAACAGGTGGTACAAATGATAACTGGCTGGAGTATAGGGTCAAAAACGCAACGAGTGCAACAATAATCAAAATTCCCTATGATTTTGTTACAGATTATGATGAAAGTAAGGAAACCCCAAACATACAAATAAAAGTATCACAAGCTAAAATAACGCTTGATTCTGATGGTGAAGGGGTTTCTACGCCGTTACGAGTGACTCGAACAGCAGAGAAAACACTGGTTGTCGAATCATTAACCTCTACTTCAAATTCAGAAAATATCATTGAATCAGAACATACGGAGAAGGACGTTACGGAAACAAAAGAAAGTTCTGTGGCTTCAGAAGAACCGCTAGAAGATGATACCGAGTATTCCGACCTGCCCGCATCAGCTTATGAGAGGGAGCGTACCCCAATACTGCCGGATGAGCAAAGGTCACCAAAAGCAGAAGGTGAGCAAGAGGGATATTATGTGACCATTACCTATCCGTTGGATGTCTCAGCTTTTCTTAATAAAGACTATCAGGATGCAAAAAGAGTGTATTCTGAGGAAATTGGAAAAATTTTGGAATTGTATAAGACAGTGGATAAGGAACTGGAAGAATATAGTGATTACCCGTTCATTGCATTTCATACGTTCTTGGATATAGAGCTGACAGATGTATTCAAGACTGTTTTGAACCAGTCCTTTATGAATACCGATGGAGATTTTGACAAGCAGTGGCAGCAACTACATCAACTGCAGACTTTGGTGCTATCGATTGAAGATAAGAATGCAGTGGTTCATGCAACTCTTGCGCAGACGCAAGAGAATACGAGTATGTTGAATGCTTCTGTAACAGAACAAATTGAATTACTGAATACATGGCAGGAAACGAGTCAGGATTTGACTTCAAGTGAGAGTTTAGTCAGTGCCATGAATAGTCAGATGGATTCAGAAGTCAGTGCAGTATATGAAACATTGAAGACGATTCTTTCTCAGTCTGAAAGGGTCAGGGAATCTTCTCTACAAAACATTGAACAAGCTGATGAGGTGAAGGGGGTCTTTGATTCCTTCAATAAGGGAGTAGAGAATGCACAACAGAACAGTGAAGAGCTGTCAGCAAATGCGGAGCAAATCATGGAGGATTTGACTGTTGAATTGGCAGATAATTCCAATTTTGTGGATGCTTTTATGAAGGTATTGAACAATGCTTATCAGGATGGAGTGCCCAATAATTCATTGCTGCAATTTATTGCCAATCCAGTAACAGGAAATGCAGAGGCAACGATTCAAACGACAGAGGTCAACCAGCCATTTACGTGGATATTGATCATGTTCACATTGAGTCTGTTCCTTGCTTATCTGTTTGCTACACAGCCTGTTATACGCAAAATCAAAGATAAATTTAAGCGGGAACAGCTGTGGCTTAAAGATAATATTGTTGAGACATTATTGCTTAGCGTAAGTGCTATGGTTGTTGGACTTGTTTTAGCCCTTTTGAGTATCAGTGAGTTAGCAGTAATGAAAGAAGTACAAATCATGTGGCTCGTGATGGTTCTGATGTTCATGTTGATTTTCTCACTGATGAATCACTATGCAATGAAGCAGTTTCATATTGCCGGTTTTGCTTTGAATTTGTTTCTATTCGTAAGTTATGTGTTTATAACAAATGCTATTGGAAAAACTAAGGGAAATAATCCGTTGGTAGGCTTCATCAGGCGAATCAATCCATTATCGATCGGCGAGCACAATCTATCGGCTATTCTTTCAAATCATTCGTTGGATGGCAGCAATATTCTTTTATATTTGCTGAGCATCGTTGCTTTAGCGATAGTCAATATTTTCATTTGGAAACCAGGTAAAAAAGCAAGAGAAGTGGTAAAGAAATGA
- a CDS encoding WXG100 family type VII secretion target has translation MADQITMHPAELRVQAKKYIEGSESVNEVLHSLTATQQQILDGWKGEASTRFNDQFEALKPKVTEFSELLVQINVQLEKAAEIVEQTDSELSGVFGFQ, from the coding sequence ATGGCTGATCAAATTACTATGCACCCTGCCGAGCTGCGTGTGCAAGCAAAAAAATACATCGAAGGTTCTGAGTCTGTAAATGAAGTATTGCATTCGTTAACAGCTACACAGCAACAAATACTAGATGGGTGGAAAGGAGAAGCATCTACACGCTTTAATGACCAGTTTGAAGCATTAAAACCAAAAGTAACAGAATTCTCTGAATTGCTAGTACAAATCAACGTGCAGTTAGAAAAGGCGGCAGAAATCGTGGAGCAAACAGACTCAGAGCTTTCTGGTGTATTTGGTTTTCAATAA
- a CDS encoding PTS sugar transporter subunit IIC: protein MMKDSSFNKEALGEKIALYANKVATNRFIGAIRDAFASTIPITITAAFFLLVNNVLLTENTGLLRGIPGREMISEICVQAYNGTLGILGIMVTFLIGVRLARSYDSDGALEGIVALASYVCLVPNIINITGFDGTEIQTSGTLTQTYTSASAMLLGILAALISVPLVVKLSANSRLKIKMPESVPPAIAKSFNSLIPAFIAISLFAIGEVVLRTVTGLTIPEIVVNILQAPLVGGFQTLPGILLYVFLSTFVFIFGIHGAFVFGAISGPILLTSLQQNVEAINAGSAAPNIVTQPFLDAYVYMGGGGTMICLVIAVLLFSKREDQRMIAKLGGVSSLFNISEPMMFGLPIVFNPVYAIPFCIVPMVSTLLAYFATSLSLVTPTYILIPWVTPPVLSGYLATAGDFRAAILQIVIIVVGTLIYMPFVIVSNKMETNV from the coding sequence ATGATGAAAGACAGTAGTTTCAACAAAGAAGCATTAGGGGAAAAAATTGCTTTATACGCGAACAAAGTAGCCACAAACAGATTTATTGGTGCTATTCGTGATGCTTTTGCCAGTACGATTCCGATCACTATTACAGCCGCATTTTTCCTGCTTGTCAATAATGTCCTGTTAACAGAGAACACAGGGCTTTTACGGGGAATACCGGGACGCGAAATGATTTCTGAAATTTGTGTGCAGGCATATAATGGAACACTTGGTATTTTGGGAATTATGGTAACGTTTCTAATTGGCGTACGATTGGCTCGCTCGTATGATTCAGATGGGGCCTTGGAAGGGATCGTTGCTCTAGCCAGCTATGTTTGCTTGGTTCCAAATATTATTAACATTACTGGATTTGATGGCACTGAGATTCAAACTTCCGGTACATTGACACAAACTTATACAAGCGCTTCCGCAATGCTTTTAGGAATTTTGGCTGCATTGATCAGTGTACCGCTCGTTGTGAAGCTATCCGCAAATAGTCGCTTAAAAATAAAAATGCCGGAAAGTGTGCCACCGGCAATTGCCAAATCCTTCAATAGCTTGATTCCAGCATTTATCGCAATCAGTCTTTTTGCGATTGGTGAGGTAGTGCTTCGAACTGTTACAGGTTTAACGATTCCGGAAATTGTTGTCAACATTTTACAAGCACCTTTAGTTGGAGGCTTCCAAACCTTACCGGGAATTTTGCTTTATGTATTTCTTTCAACCTTTGTTTTTATCTTTGGTATTCACGGAGCATTCGTATTCGGTGCGATATCGGGCCCAATCCTATTAACTTCTTTACAGCAAAATGTGGAAGCAATCAATGCTGGATCAGCAGCACCAAATATCGTAACTCAGCCATTTTTAGACGCCTATGTATACATGGGGGGGGGCGGAACGATGATTTGTCTGGTTATTGCTGTTCTACTATTTTCTAAAAGAGAAGACCAACGAATGATTGCCAAGCTTGGTGGTGTTTCCAGCCTATTCAATATCAGTGAACCTATGATGTTTGGACTACCGATTGTATTCAACCCAGTATATGCAATCCCATTCTGTATTGTTCCTATGGTTTCAACTTTACTAGCGTACTTCGCAACAAGCTTAAGCTTAGTGACGCCAACATACATTTTGATTCCTTGGGTGACACCGCCGGTACTTTCCGGTTATCTGGCAACTGCCGGTGATTTCAGAGCAGCTATCCTGCAAATCGTAATCATTGTTGTGGGTACGTTGATCTATATGCCGTTTGTTATCGTTTCAAATAAGATGGAAACGAATGTGTAA
- a CDS encoding glycoside hydrolase family 9 protein, protein MHDMEKQLKASGYIHRPLPLDHSRSYEKQQLEKEEIVQRRTLVSENVQWQHFGRGRLEANRSFVTLISDTRYDSWPDGAPEDGDYVNFGEVGARLAIDREDWTDYTQIKLCVAAECKNVINPTITITLENDGEIKIPDIYNREGTHVINLEGQEKHTYVLDISNLPRDTVTGIRIFSGANGSYSNLAGQLHYTISDLYLEENRKNTSAKGWQAPRKEIIYSHIGYHSTFKKTAIINKEDFSECIFEVRAENGDQLVVEKEILVIETETGSFGLLDFSEVKETGTYFLQIGEVKTPPFLIDDFSTLTTSSVWKSLNFIFCERCGCPVHGIHGTCHEDLTTEYKGTLVNFSGGWHDAGDLSQQLIQTAEVTASLFEAADAVKENELLSIRLLEEGEWGIDFILKTRLDEGDRMTSVGVTRWTDNRIGNMDDAVPRIHNSPYDNFLITGLLAKIITVLPEGHPLKETLLQVVKEDYDYAMAGFEKTGFIHEPIFWEHTYSTSKSTFLATMAWTSALMYQLFTEDRYQEEAVRCFDELQQCQEKEGLLLTDGTLLKGMFYRDDKRRVFQHFNHQAREHLYAQAFEEMMTAFPVHQKYGEWVQAAREYGAYLEYLAAFTEPYPMFASGIYREDEWQDKESFYKQHLLVSDEAEESYQKQLKQGIEIGKGLYIKRFPIWFSFRGNNAILLSMGKSAAIIGRLINNQTLLDRGHQQLQWMVGKNPFGQSMVYGEGYNYPQQYSVSSGEITGEMPVGMQTFGDEDQPYWPQFNNATYKEVWVGVAGKWLSLTAELINYENDTRR, encoded by the coding sequence ATGCATGATATGGAGAAACAGTTGAAAGCATCTGGCTATATTCATCGTCCATTACCATTGGATCATAGCCGTTCCTATGAAAAACAGCAGTTGGAAAAAGAAGAAATCGTTCAACGCCGTACACTAGTATCGGAAAATGTTCAGTGGCAGCATTTTGGGAGAGGCAGGTTGGAAGCTAATCGTTCCTTTGTGACATTGATCAGTGATACTCGCTACGACTCATGGCCGGATGGTGCACCTGAAGATGGTGACTATGTTAATTTTGGTGAAGTCGGTGCACGTCTTGCAATCGATCGAGAAGATTGGACAGACTATACACAGATCAAATTATGTGTTGCTGCTGAATGTAAAAATGTCATCAATCCAACGATCACCATCACACTTGAAAATGATGGAGAAATCAAGATTCCAGATATCTATAACAGAGAAGGAACGCACGTGATCAATCTAGAAGGACAGGAAAAACATACTTATGTTCTTGATATCAGTAACCTTCCAAGAGATACCGTAACAGGAATTCGTATTTTTTCAGGGGCAAATGGTTCCTATTCGAATTTAGCTGGACAGCTCCACTATACGATCAGTGATCTTTATCTGGAAGAAAATAGGAAAAATACTTCTGCTAAAGGGTGGCAAGCACCAAGAAAAGAAATCATCTACTCTCACATTGGGTATCATTCGACATTTAAAAAAACAGCAATTATCAATAAAGAAGATTTTTCCGAGTGTATATTTGAAGTAAGAGCTGAAAACGGGGATCAACTGGTAGTAGAAAAAGAAATTCTTGTAATCGAAACGGAAACTGGTTCGTTTGGCCTATTGGATTTTTCTGAAGTGAAAGAAACAGGGACATATTTCCTACAGATCGGTGAAGTAAAAACACCGCCATTTCTGATTGATGATTTTTCGACATTGACTACTTCTTCTGTATGGAAATCTTTGAATTTCATCTTTTGTGAACGCTGTGGTTGCCCGGTTCATGGGATTCATGGAACCTGTCATGAGGATCTGACAACAGAGTATAAAGGAACCTTAGTCAATTTTAGTGGCGGCTGGCATGATGCAGGCGATCTTTCTCAGCAATTGATTCAAACAGCGGAAGTTACTGCAAGCTTATTCGAAGCGGCGGATGCAGTGAAAGAAAATGAGTTGCTTTCGATCCGATTGCTTGAAGAAGGAGAATGGGGCATCGACTTTATTCTGAAAACAAGATTAGATGAAGGCGATCGAATGACGAGTGTGGGTGTTACACGCTGGACGGACAACCGAATCGGTAACATGGATGATGCAGTCCCACGAATTCATAATAGTCCGTATGATAATTTTCTGATTACGGGTCTATTAGCAAAGATAATCACCGTATTACCGGAAGGGCATCCCCTAAAAGAAACACTTTTACAAGTCGTGAAGGAAGACTATGACTATGCCATGGCAGGTTTTGAAAAAACTGGATTTATTCATGAACCGATTTTTTGGGAGCACACATATAGCACATCAAAAAGTACATTTTTAGCGACGATGGCATGGACATCTGCGCTGATGTATCAACTTTTTACAGAAGATCGGTACCAAGAAGAGGCAGTTCGTTGCTTTGATGAACTACAACAGTGTCAGGAAAAAGAGGGGTTGCTGTTAACTGATGGAACCTTACTCAAAGGAATGTTTTATCGAGACGACAAACGACGTGTATTCCAGCATTTCAATCATCAAGCCAGAGAGCATCTCTATGCGCAAGCCTTTGAAGAAATGATGACGGCCTTTCCTGTTCATCAAAAATATGGAGAGTGGGTTCAAGCGGCAAGAGAGTATGGGGCATATCTGGAATATTTGGCTGCCTTTACAGAACCTTATCCGATGTTTGCCAGTGGGATTTATCGCGAAGATGAGTGGCAGGACAAGGAAAGTTTTTACAAGCAGCATCTTTTAGTAAGTGATGAAGCAGAAGAAAGTTATCAAAAACAATTAAAACAAGGGATTGAGATCGGGAAAGGACTTTATATCAAACGTTTTCCAATCTGGTTCTCTTTCCGAGGAAACAATGCGATTTTACTCTCTATGGGAAAATCAGCTGCTATAATCGGTCGGCTGATAAATAACCAGACATTACTGGATAGAGGGCATCAGCAGCTTCAATGGATGGTTGGAAAAAATCCATTTGGGCAATCGATGGTTTATGGTGAAGGATATAATTATCCACAACAATATTCTGTTTCATCAGGTGAAATCACTGGAGAAATGCCTGTTGGAATGCAGACTTTTGGGGATGAAGATCAGCCCTATTGGCCACAGTTCAATAATGCAACCTATAAAGAAGTTTGGGTTGGCGTAGCAGGAAAATGGCTTTCGCTGACAGCAGAACTGATTAACTATGAAAATGACACGAGAAGGTAA
- a CDS encoding ROK family protein: protein MTQTVLAVDLGGTKILVGEVTEDGQVLSSQKYPSNVTSMQAAAEKIKEAITDFLSHQTIKGQLIGIGVCVVGRVNTETGEWFEIRPGLSEPTSLADELAEQFQLPCWLTNDVSGAALAENMLGKGRETQNFVYINIGTGIAGRVITDGRLIVGGHSNAGEVGHMVVDMNSEDRCLCGRQGCVELFSSGLGMHNQMVKFAAEYPDTCLPINTSERVPFYELVLAYEKNDPLAKRVVNQALKAAAALTMNLVRVSDPEAVVFGGGVMNDGWFLNHLVTLLNEKTIRFVTKGFSVTELDPNVVALKGAAALVFINQKGERKDA, encoded by the coding sequence GTGACACAGACAGTGTTAGCCGTTGATTTAGGCGGAACAAAGATATTAGTGGGGGAAGTTACTGAGGATGGGCAGGTTCTATCTAGCCAAAAGTATCCATCCAATGTTACAAGCATGCAAGCTGCTGCTGAAAAAATAAAAGAAGCAATCACCGATTTTCTTTCACATCAGACAATCAAAGGCCAATTAATTGGTATTGGTGTATGTGTGGTCGGAAGAGTAAATACTGAAACAGGTGAGTGGTTTGAGATCCGACCTGGTTTGTCAGAACCGACAAGTCTGGCAGATGAGTTAGCAGAACAATTCCAGCTGCCTTGTTGGCTGACCAATGATGTTTCAGGAGCTGCTTTAGCTGAGAACATGCTGGGCAAGGGAAGAGAAACCCAAAATTTTGTTTATATAAATATTGGAACTGGAATCGCCGGAAGAGTGATAACAGATGGTCGATTGATTGTTGGGGGGCATTCTAACGCTGGTGAAGTTGGGCATATGGTTGTCGATATGAATAGTGAAGATCGTTGTCTTTGCGGAAGACAGGGCTGTGTTGAACTTTTTTCATCCGGATTGGGAATGCACAATCAGATGGTAAAATTTGCTGCGGAGTATCCGGATACTTGTTTGCCTATAAATACTTCGGAAAGAGTGCCATTTTATGAGCTTGTTCTCGCCTATGAAAAAAATGATCCTTTGGCAAAGAGAGTGGTGAATCAAGCTTTGAAAGCTGCCGCAGCTTTAACAATGAATTTAGTTCGTGTCAGTGATCCGGAAGCGGTGGTTTTCGGTGGAGGAGTGATGAATGACGGATGGTTTTTGAATCATTTGGTAACGTTACTAAATGAGAAGACAATTCGATTTGTGACAAAAGGATTTTCTGTGACGGAGTTAGACCCAAATGTTGTTGCGCTGAAGGGGGCTGCAGCTTTGGTATTTATAAATCAGAAAGGAGAAAGAAAGGATGCATGA
- a CDS encoding LacI family DNA-binding transcriptional regulator, which yields MKKNITIKEIAKKSGVSVSTVSRVLNNHPSVSPVKRAKVQAIIEEEGFQPSMLARGMVSNQTKTLAVVVSDITNPYFTSLVSEIELASQDQHYSLLLFNTMTAGHKRKADSSFSEKDTFNTILEKKVDGVLILGGEIDRDEPNPDYLNALNQLNKQIPVLIVGQAQENCTCSFLERDLEKGVFLAMQHLLALGYRRIGFVGGEAGVKITTQRVQAFEKALSLYSTFDPTLLYLSDFYTEDGYQSMTKIIQEQETMPDAVLAINDRVAIGAFRALKDQGLSCPEDIAIASCDAFPDGEYQIPRITTINQHNQILGQLAVKRLLKLINEEPLGTIDLHSPDLIIRESCGIQRRT from the coding sequence ATGAAAAAAAATATTACGATCAAAGAAATTGCTAAAAAAAGCGGCGTTTCAGTTTCTACTGTCTCTCGCGTTTTAAATAATCATCCATCTGTTTCTCCTGTGAAGCGTGCAAAGGTTCAGGCAATCATCGAAGAAGAAGGCTTTCAGCCAAGTATGCTGGCTCGAGGAATGGTTTCCAATCAAACAAAGACCTTAGCAGTCGTCGTTTCGGATATCACCAATCCCTATTTCACCTCACTTGTATCCGAAATTGAGTTAGCCAGCCAAGATCAGCATTACTCACTTTTGCTATTCAATACAATGACTGCGGGCCATAAAAGAAAAGCAGACAGCAGCTTTTCTGAGAAGGACACCTTCAATACGATTCTTGAAAAGAAAGTAGATGGCGTATTGATACTCGGGGGTGAAATCGATAGAGATGAACCTAATCCGGATTATCTAAATGCATTGAACCAGCTGAACAAGCAAATTCCTGTGTTGATCGTCGGTCAGGCGCAAGAAAATTGTACGTGTTCATTTTTAGAGCGCGATTTAGAAAAAGGTGTCTTCTTGGCTATGCAGCATTTATTAGCACTGGGGTATCGTCGGATCGGCTTTGTTGGAGGTGAAGCTGGTGTTAAGATCACTACACAAAGAGTTCAGGCATTTGAAAAAGCATTATCTTTATATAGTACCTTTGACCCTACACTCCTCTATTTGAGTGACTTTTACACAGAAGATGGCTACCAAAGTATGACAAAGATTATTCAAGAGCAAGAAACCATGCCTGATGCAGTCTTAGCAATCAATGACCGCGTAGCAATCGGTGCCTTTCGTGCGCTGAAGGATCAAGGACTATCTTGCCCAGAAGATATTGCTATTGCCAGCTGTGATGCATTCCCGGATGGTGAATATCAAATTCCGAGAATTACAACAATCAATCAGCACAACCAAATATTAGGTCAATTAGCTGTGAAAAGACTATTGAAATTGATCAATGAGGAACCCCTAGGCACGATCGACCTACATTCCCCAGATTTGATTATTCGCGAGTCTTGCGGCATTCAAAGGAGAACATAG
- a CDS encoding HAD family hydrolase, whose translation MDKHLIFMDIDGTLVSRDQKISTKTRSVISELQKDGHQFYVATGRKYSSAIDVAKRLTPETKVVASNGSIYSVNDTLHKKQLSRDALAAIYETVFQKKIPLFFFGEHTVFYTEELPEYLQKSDQSRVSASGEEDFLFIDSIDTLLSMSTRIVNGIIIADDRQDELNSIKAELAERELLSLSSSHPNNIELIPKGVNKATAIQEIQKELSVPKEKIISFGDGMNDLEMLQASGVSVAMGNAVDELKQEAKFITDANTEDGIANFLINYFD comes from the coding sequence ATGGACAAACATCTTATTTTTATGGACATAGACGGTACATTAGTAAGCAGAGATCAAAAAATCTCCACAAAAACCCGATCCGTCATTTCAGAGCTTCAAAAAGACGGGCATCAATTTTATGTGGCAACTGGCAGAAAATATTCTTCTGCCATTGATGTTGCAAAGCGGCTTACACCTGAAACAAAAGTCGTTGCCTCGAATGGCAGTATCTATTCAGTCAATGACACACTGCATAAAAAACAGCTGTCTCGAGATGCTCTGGCAGCTATTTACGAAACAGTTTTTCAGAAGAAAATCCCCCTATTCTTTTTTGGCGAGCATACTGTTTTTTACACGGAGGAGCTGCCTGAATATCTTCAAAAGAGTGACCAATCCAGGGTCAGTGCCAGTGGAGAAGAAGATTTTCTATTCATTGATTCAATTGACACGCTTCTCTCTATGAGTACTCGAATCGTGAACGGCATCATCATTGCAGATGATCGTCAAGACGAGCTTAACAGTATCAAGGCTGAGTTGGCAGAAAGGGAACTGCTTTCCTTGTCGTCTTCTCATCCTAACAATATTGAATTGATTCCTAAAGGTGTCAATAAAGCAACGGCTATACAGGAGATTCAAAAAGAATTGTCTGTGCCGAAAGAGAAAATCATCAGCTTTGGTGATGGTATGAACGATTTGGAGATGCTGCAAGCCTCAGGGGTTAGTGTGGCAATGGGCAATGCAGTAGATGAATTAAAACAAGAGGCAAAATTTATCACAGATGCCAACACAGAGGACGGTATCGCTAATTTTTTGATCAACTATTTCGATTGA